One region of Chryseobacterium sp. SORGH_AS_0447 genomic DNA includes:
- a CDS encoding sugar MFS transporter — translation MKSAKFTEKKYLVVLAFVTSLFFFWAIALTMGDVLNKHFQNVLHISKSKSGLVQLSIFGAYALMGIPAGLFMKKFGYKMGVILGLTLFAGGCFLFVPAANMASFDFFRVALFILALGMATLETVAHPFVASLGDERTSDQRVNFAQSFNGLGAIVGPLLGGFFIFSGTGGDQSLDSVKTLYTWIGIVVLVLVVIFAFIKVPDLKDPHAEETEILEHATGEDHHHDIVNADAPLWKQRHFVFAVIAQFFNIAAQGGTWAFFINYGVEKMHLQETQASYYFSLSMAMMMVGRFIGTFLMRYIAPNKVLAIFTACNIVLCLIISQSFGWVSFISLILLNLFLSVMYPTIFSLGLKKLGGKVHQASSFLVMAMFGGAFFTPIMGKIAETDVAHAYLLPIICYAIIIVFAVKLYKPKTLK, via the coding sequence ATGAAATCGGCAAAATTTACCGAAAAGAAGTACCTTGTCGTACTGGCTTTTGTAACTTCATTGTTTTTTTTCTGGGCTATTGCCCTTACGATGGGTGACGTTCTGAACAAGCATTTCCAGAATGTCCTTCATATTTCCAAATCCAAATCCGGGCTGGTACAGCTGTCTATTTTCGGAGCCTATGCGCTCATGGGAATTCCTGCCGGGCTTTTCATGAAAAAGTTCGGTTACAAAATGGGCGTTATTCTGGGCCTTACCTTATTTGCAGGAGGATGTTTTCTCTTTGTTCCGGCAGCCAATATGGCTTCTTTCGATTTTTTCCGGGTAGCGCTTTTCATCCTCGCTTTGGGAATGGCAACCCTGGAAACCGTAGCACACCCTTTCGTGGCTTCGTTAGGCGATGAAAGAACAAGCGACCAACGGGTTAACTTTGCACAGTCCTTCAACGGATTGGGCGCCATTGTAGGCCCTTTGCTCGGCGGATTTTTCATCTTTAGCGGAACCGGAGGAGATCAGTCCCTGGATTCTGTAAAAACGCTGTATACCTGGATCGGAATCGTGGTGCTGGTTTTGGTGGTTATTTTCGCCTTTATTAAAGTTCCGGACCTGAAGGATCCTCATGCAGAAGAAACCGAAATCCTCGAACATGCTACCGGGGAAGATCACCATCATGATATCGTAAATGCAGACGCACCGCTCTGGAAGCAGAGACATTTTGTATTTGCCGTTATCGCACAGTTTTTCAATATTGCGGCACAGGGTGGTACATGGGCGTTTTTCATCAATTACGGCGTAGAAAAAATGCACCTTCAGGAAACACAGGCTTCGTACTACTTTTCACTGAGTATGGCCATGATGATGGTCGGAAGATTCATAGGAACCTTCTTAATGAGATATATTGCTCCGAATAAAGTGCTGGCGATTTTTACAGCCTGTAACATTGTCCTTTGCCTAATTATTTCTCAAAGTTTCGGATGGGTTTCCTTTATCAGTTTAATTCTGCTCAACTTATTCCTGAGCGTGATGTATCCTACCATTTTTAGTTTAGGCTTAAAAAAATTAGGCGGAAAGGTTCACCAGGCTTCATCTTTCCTGGTAATGGCGATGTTTGGTGGTGCATTCTTTACACCGATTATGGGGAAAATAGCTGAAACGGATGTTGCGCACGCTTATCTTTTACCGATTATCTGTTATGCAATAATCATTGTATTTGCTGTAAAACTTTATAAACCGAAAACATTAAAGTAA
- a CDS encoding carbohydrate porin, which yields MMKNTYVKSCLLLLMIFSKATFAQIVITNQKFSFGTTGRIGAGYSPNADGRTGRQLNLNNQGSLGGRMDQGDYVDFLPAFHFTPVVGDSAKKTKIDMQARLSFYSGGTFLGNVDTKSNQGMIVALPEAFVEARNIMGSDWDVWAGSRWLRFDDVHIADYFYFDDHSSTGWGVRHKNTRFSMFFPAAIDTAASNSTPYSYTNVISGGKNLIYRQREVFVLEQTIPFKNNDHKVKLLGEFHTVDKSGKNSVEQYPADHGWVLGAKLSSTLKTRLPGSFNQISFRYGSGIANGGDSGNTQTWRTYGAPNEKGTYRSAYSFTAVEHILLNLSSRWSLNGYAVYTRSKGGADSDKAIDYYKRDIFNKKSEFNTGVRATYYFNNWFHIVSELHYAQRKDGSQDPASMVKLVLAPTIVPTAERSVWARPHIRFIAEVSRYNDQAMNTLYSPFLHQSGAKRFGTYLGVRTEWWVF from the coding sequence ATGATGAAAAATACCTATGTAAAAAGTTGCCTGCTGTTGCTGATGATTTTCAGTAAGGCAACTTTTGCCCAGATCGTTATTACCAACCAGAAGTTTTCATTCGGGACCACGGGAAGAATCGGGGCCGGCTATTCCCCGAATGCAGACGGCAGAACAGGTAGGCAATTGAATCTGAATAATCAGGGATCTCTGGGAGGAAGAATGGACCAGGGCGACTATGTGGATTTTCTGCCGGCTTTTCATTTCACGCCGGTGGTGGGCGACAGTGCAAAGAAAACAAAGATCGATATGCAGGCCAGGCTGAGTTTTTATTCCGGAGGAACTTTTCTGGGTAATGTAGATACCAAATCGAACCAGGGAATGATCGTCGCTTTGCCGGAAGCATTTGTAGAAGCGAGGAATATTATGGGAAGCGACTGGGATGTCTGGGCCGGATCCCGGTGGCTGCGTTTCGATGATGTGCATATCGCGGATTATTTTTATTTTGACGACCATTCTTCAACGGGTTGGGGAGTACGGCATAAAAACACCCGGTTTTCGATGTTCTTCCCTGCGGCTATCGATACGGCAGCCAGCAATTCGACACCGTACTCTTACACCAATGTCATCAGCGGAGGGAAAAATCTGATCTACCGGCAGCGTGAAGTTTTTGTGCTGGAACAGACGATTCCTTTTAAGAACAACGACCACAAGGTAAAATTACTTGGTGAATTCCATACCGTAGACAAATCCGGAAAAAATTCGGTGGAGCAATATCCGGCGGATCACGGCTGGGTGCTGGGTGCAAAATTAAGTTCGACCCTTAAAACAAGGCTGCCCGGTTCTTTCAACCAGATTTCTTTCCGTTACGGATCAGGAATTGCCAATGGCGGAGACAGCGGAAATACCCAGACCTGGAGAACCTACGGTGCTCCCAATGAAAAAGGAACCTACAGAAGTGCCTATTCTTTTACTGCCGTTGAACATATTCTACTCAATCTTTCCAGCCGGTGGTCCCTGAACGGTTATGCCGTTTACACCCGAAGCAAGGGAGGTGCAGACAGCGACAAGGCCATCGATTATTACAAAAGAGATATTTTTAATAAAAAATCCGAATTCAATACCGGGGTGCGGGCTACGTATTACTTCAACAACTGGTTCCACATCGTTTCGGAACTCCATTATGCCCAAAGAAAAGACGGCAGCCAGGATCCGGCATCAATGGTAAAACTCGTACTGGCTCCGACCATCGTTCCGACCGCCGAAAGAAGCGTCTGGGCGAGACCGCACATCCGGTTTATTGCTGAGGTATCAAGATATAACGATCAGGCGATGAACACTCTGTATTCACCGTTTCTCCATCAGTCGGGAGCGAAAAGATTCGGAACCTATTTAGGGGTAAGAACAGAATGGTGGGTATTTTAA